A genome region from Phoenix dactylifera cultivar Barhee BC4 chromosome 18, palm_55x_up_171113_PBpolish2nd_filt_p, whole genome shotgun sequence includes the following:
- the LOC120104435 gene encoding DEAD-box ATP-dependent RNA helicase 7-like translates to MPSLLLSSPSELDELKKLTQKKSKKEESMAAELYQNGSLEDEKKSKKKKKHKNLDAEDGEIDDSDGEGSEKKISKKKRKASDEEGSNTIIDAAAVNGTALKKLKLKKKDEDGEVIARGEDEGAASPNAVSKFRISKVLREKLKLKGIESLFPIQAMTFDSVLDGSDLVGRARTGQGKTLAFVLPILESLTNGKYKAARKTGYGRPPSVLVLLPTRELANQVYADFEVYGGAVGLSACCLYGGSPYRAQELALKRGIDIVVGTPGRIKDHIERGTLDLKFVKFRILDEADEMLNMGFVDDVELILGKVEDVSKVQTLLFSATLPDWVKKISARFLKHDKKTADLVGNEKLKASASVRHLVLPCTRQARVQLIPDIIHCYSRGGRTIIFTETKESASELAGSLPGSRALHGDIVQAQREVILAGFRSGRFLVLVATNVAARGLDIQDVQLIIQCEPPRDVEAYIHRSGRTGRAGNTGVAILLYEPRYSYSISRLERESGVKFEHISPPQPADVAESAGSDAAKAISNISDSVIPVFQSQAEQLLSSSGLSAVDLLAKALAKAAGYTDIKQRSLLSSIENYVTLLLQAGKTIDSPAFAFSILRRVLPNENIGGVKGLSLTADGMGAVFDVPADDVNAFVEGQENANMVTIEVLKSLPPLHGNDQSRGGDTRRGRFGGGRFSGGRGGNGNSGRRNGGLHGKGNGGGRNRFNKRW, encoded by the exons AtgccttctctcctcctctcctccccctcGGAGCTCGATGAGCTCAAGAAGTTGACGCAAAAGAAGTCCAAAAAGGAGGAATCCATGGCCGCCGAGCTCTACCAGAACGGCTCCTTAGAAGACGAGAAGAAgagcaagaagaaaaagaagcacaAGAACCTCGATGCTGAAGACGGGGAGATCGACGACAGCGACGGAGAAGGCTCGGAGAAGAAGATTagcaagaagaagagaaaggcttCTGATGAGGAGGGGAGCAACACCATCATCGACGCGGCGGCGGTGAACGGTACTgctttgaagaagctgaaattgaagaagaaggatgaggaTGGGGAGGTGATCGCGAGAGGAGAGGACGAGGGTGCTGCGAGCCCGAATGCGGTGTCCAAATTCAGGATATCGAAGGTCCTGAGGGAGAAGCTGAAGTTGAAGGGGATCGAGTCGCTGTTCCCCATTCAGGCGATGACCTTCGATTCCGTACTTGATGGGTCTGATTTGGTCGGCCGGGCCCGGACTGGTCAG GGTAAAACCTTGGCCTTTGTGCTTCCAATTTTGGAATCTTTGACAAATGGGAAGTACAAAGCAGCCAGGAAAACTGGCTATGGAAGGCCTCCGAGTGTGTTGGTACTTCTGCCCACTAGAGAGCTTGCAAATCAG GTGTATGCAGACTTTGAGGTTTATGGTGGTGCAGTGGGGTTATCTGCATGCTGTTTATATGGAGGATCTCCTTACCGTGCTCAAGAGCTTGCTCTGAAGCGGGGGATTGATATAGTTGTTGGAACACCTGGGCGGATTAAA GATCATATAGAGAGGGGAACTCTTGATCTAAAATTTGTGAAATTCCGCATCCTTGATGAAGCTGATGAAATGTTGAATATGGGCTTTGTTGATGATGTTGAGCTAATTCTTG GTAAGGTTGAGGATGTCAGTAAAGTCCAAACACTTCTCTTTAGTGCTACCCTGCCTGACTGGGTGAAGAAG ATCTCTGCAAGGTTTCTGAAACATGATAAGAAAACTGCCGATCTTGTTGGTAATGAGAAGCTGAAGGCTAGTGCCAGTGTTAGACATCTTGTTCTTCCCTGTACGCGTCAAGCAAGAGTGCAACTTATTCCAGATATTATTCACTGTTATAGCCG TGGAGGCCGTACCATTATTTTTACTGAGACAAAAGAATCTGCATCTGAACTTGCTGGATCATTACCTGGGTCGAGGGCTTTGCATGGAGATATAGTGCAAGCTCAACGGGAA GTTATACTTGCTGGATTTAGGTCAGGCAGGTTTTTGGTTTTGGTGGCCACAAATGTGGCTGCACGTGGCTTAGACATCCAGGATGTGCAATTGATTATTCAG TGTGAGCCCCCACGTGATGTTGAAGCCTACATCCATCGTTCAGGGCGAACTGGGAGGGCTG GCAATACTGGAGTTGCTATATTGCTATACGAGCCCAGATATTCATATAGCATTTCTAGATTAGAAAGAGAATCAGGTGTCAAATTTGAGCACATCTCTCCTCCGCAACCTGCTGATGTTGCTGAATCTGCTGGTTCTGATGCGGCTAAAGCTATCTCAAACATCTCTGACAG CGTGATTCCAGTTTTTCAGTCACAAGCAGAGCAACTTTTGAGTTCCTCTGGTTTATCAGCTGTGGATTTACTTGCAAAAGCACTGGCAAAGGCTGCA GGATACACTGACATAAAACAAAGATCCCTGCTCTCTTCTATTGAGAACTATGTAACCCTACTTCTTCAGGCAGGAAAGACAATCGACTCACCAGC GTTTGCTTTTAGTATCTTGAGAAGAGTCTTGCCTAATGAAAATATTGGCGGGGTGAAGGGCCTTTCTCTTACCGCTGATGGAATGGGAGCGGTGTTTGATGTGCCTGCTGATGATGTGAATGCATTCGTTGAAG gtcaagaaaatgcTAACATGGTGACCATTGAGGTCTTGAAAAGCTTGCCTCCTTTGCACGGTAATGATCAGTCCAGAGGTGGTGACACAAGACGAGGTAGGTTTGGTGGTGGCAGATTCTCTGGTGGGAGAGGTGGCAATGGCAACTCAGGCAGAAGAAATGGAGGTCTTCATGGGAAGGGAAATGGTGGTGGCAGAAACAGGTTTAACAAGAGGTGGTAA